A portion of the Stigmatella aurantiaca DW4/3-1 genome contains these proteins:
- a CDS encoding sulfite exporter TauE/SafE family protein yields MIHFLLLMGAGFLAGAMNALAGGGSFVTLPALVLAGLPSVSANASSAVALFPASLASTWAYRRELSGIGTVSLRALLPVSLAGGALGALLLLATPPERFDEILPWLLLLASLTFAFGQRAGAVLRRRVSTGPAMILLVQFLLAVYGGYFGGAVGIMMMAAWSLLSTADVQAMNPAKTVLVAAANAVAVLCFIAASEVWWKETLAMLIAATAGGYAGARLARRLEPRSIRRGVLLLTAVMTVGFFLRAAG; encoded by the coding sequence ATGATCCATTTTCTACTGCTCATGGGAGCGGGCTTCCTCGCGGGAGCGATGAATGCGCTGGCCGGGGGCGGCTCGTTCGTCACGCTGCCCGCGCTCGTCCTCGCGGGGCTGCCTTCGGTTTCGGCGAATGCATCCAGCGCCGTGGCCCTCTTCCCAGCCAGCCTCGCGAGCACCTGGGCCTACCGCCGGGAGCTGTCCGGCATTGGCACCGTCTCGCTGCGCGCCTTGCTGCCGGTGAGTCTGGCCGGCGGCGCGCTGGGGGCGCTGCTGCTGCTCGCCACGCCGCCGGAGCGGTTCGATGAGATCCTCCCCTGGCTGCTGCTCCTGGCCTCGCTGACCTTCGCCTTCGGACAGCGGGCGGGAGCCGTGCTGCGCCGCCGCGTCTCCACCGGCCCGGCGATGATCCTCCTGGTGCAATTCCTGCTCGCGGTCTACGGAGGCTATTTCGGGGGGGCCGTGGGCATCATGATGATGGCGGCCTGGAGCCTGCTGAGCACCGCCGATGTCCAGGCGATGAACCCCGCCAAGACGGTCCTGGTCGCGGCGGCCAACGCCGTCGCGGTGCTCTGCTTCATCGCCGCAAGCGAAGTCTGGTGGAAGGAGACGCTGGCGATGCTGATCGCCGCGACGGCAGGAGGCTATGCGGGCGCACGCCTCGCCCGGCGCCTGGAGCCACGGAGCATCCGCCGTGGCGTCCTCCTGCTCACCGCGGTGATGACGGTGGGGTTCTTCCTCCGCGCCGCTGGATGA